The following coding sequences lie in one Silene latifolia isolate original U9 population chromosome 5, ASM4854445v1, whole genome shotgun sequence genomic window:
- the LOC141655506 gene encoding protein FAR1-RELATED SEQUENCE 1-like, protein MDQQRHNLKLLEAQSHNSMPETLFRSNWEAHAVKVYTHEVFFDFQEEVKFSVYACSVCGYTSPDPVTNFEVSIVEDANKRNRYAVEYNRRTMDVRCTCKLFERKGILCNHIIWICSGKLKEIPEKYILRRWSKNALRNPVYDLNGNPLENYDLTGNSKFGMSRVWSEIYATVGMLKRKEEESDMKEFAKLIKEF, encoded by the coding sequence ATGGACCAACAAAGGCACAATCTAAAGCTTCTTGAAGCACAGAGCCACAACTCAATGCCAGAAACGCTATTCAGGTCAAACTGGGAGGCCCATGCAGTGAAGGTCTATACACATGAAGTGTTCTTTGACTTCCAAGAGGAGGTTAAATTTTCGGTATATGCGTGTAGTGTTTGTGGATACACCTCACCAGATCCAGTAACTAACTTTGAAGTTTCAATTGTTGAGGACGCAAACAAGCGAAACAGATATGcagttgagtacaataggagaacaATGGATGTCCGTTGTACATGTAAATTGTTTGAAAGGAAAGGTATTTTATGCAACCACATCATTTGGATTTGCTCGGGAAAGTTGAAGGAAATACCTGAGAAATACATTTTGCGTAGGTGGAGTAAGAATGCACTCAGAAAcccggtttatgatttgaatggaAATCCGCTGGAAAACTATGATCTTACTGGTAATAGTAAATTTGGAATGTCTCGGGTGTGGTCTGAGATTTACGCAACTGTTGGTAtgctcaaaagaaaagaagaagagtcaGATATGAAAGAGTTTGCCAAGCTAATTAAAGAATTCTGA